ACGAATGGATTCATTAcacacagtctataattatatACATTGAAAAGCTAATCCTTACGCCCGTATGtcattgttgtcttctctgttggaatccggtCCGTCAGCTAGAGAGTTCATCAGAGTCTCTCTGGTTGCATTTCCCCAAAGATCAAAGtattaacatttacattacattttagtcatttagcagacgctcttatccagagcgacttacagtagtgaatgcatacatttaatatatttcattaaaaaaaaatcttcgtactggtcccccgtgggaattgaacccacaaccctggcgttgcaaacaccatgctctaccaactgtgctcgaacccacaaccctggcgttgcaaacaccatgctctaccaactgtgctcacgggggcgtggccacggactagttaaactttacagggaatacaattctctcaaaTTAAAGGTTAAcctcacattacatcatttcacaaatagtttcatctttactcattcattttatacaagaattagatgcaaacctcaTAACTGCGgcacctgtataaacagagttagggTGATGTGTCTGTAGTGTCTTTCATGAGGTGACAAACATGAATCAAAACGGACCGGTCGTAGCTGGCTTCTCAAgcgaccgtttacacattctccaaaatggACATATTGTTTAACcttttagggacagacgttccactagctttttacattagcatgtgatgttcagaactagcatacccaccgcaaacttccggtgaatttactaaattactcacgataaacgttcacaaaaaacataacaattattttaagaattatagatacagaactcctttatgcaatcgcggtgtcagattttaaaatcgcttttcggcgaaagcacattttgcaatattctgagtagatagctcggctagctaatttgacacccaccaagtttggcactcaccaaactcagatttactataagaaaaattggattacctttgctgttcttcgtcataatgcactcccaggacttctacttcatcacccaatgttgttttggttccaaataatccatagttatatccaaatagcggcgttttgttgtgcgttcaagacactatccgaagggtaacgaagggtgacgcgcccagcgcgtatcgtgacaaaaaatgtcaaaatattccattaccgtacttcgaagcatgtcaaacgctgtttaaaatcaatttttatgctttttttctcgtaaaatagcgataatattccgaccgggaaaccctgttttcgttcaaagactgaaaatgtaaacatggagtcgtctcgtgcacgcgcacacccgtctcattgttctcagatcgaccactatccaaatgcgctactgtttttcagccagagactgcaaagtcatcattcaacgttctggcgccttctgagagcctatgggagccttataaagtgtcacgttacagcagagatcccctgttttggatagagatgacaaagaaggccaagaaatggtcagacagggtacttcctgtacagaatcttctcaggttttggcctgccatttgagttctgttatactcacagacaccattcaaacagttttagaaactttggagtgttttctatccaaagctactaattatatgcatataacACTCATGCTGTAAACCCAGTCCAGTTccaagtaaatggcacagatccatatatggcaatggtctatttgcatataggcctactgcagctctaaTTGTTTATgctgcaccggtctgtgtagagtaccgGCTGAGTAGTGGTGCGTGTCagtgcaatagaatcctactccgatacgttctgcctacaacaaaatctcttgcatagttagttttgtttCAGTATGCTGCATTGAAAGTGGCCaatattgcgttgattcaatcacaattgccacattaaagggaaatgttgatagtgttaacagggaaaactctagaacagtggaCACTAACCTTTTCTGATTCAAGATTACTTTCTGAGTCAAattgcaagccgagatctaccgctcagatttttttttaacatgacttCAAAAACTTAAACCAATGCAAGATTAAcctattaaaaacagtactgtagcagtgatgtttgtgcagtaagctataggcccaatacattatcaccgcatattggatttgcttgaattgccctgccaatgcattgttgttctgGCCATTTATATTTAaacatttgaggtaggctatatgatcacagcggtaatagatccattgttgtattacttacagctgagtgagcatacatttaaataatttcctttttacttttattttactgggctgatggtgactgcacctgatggtcagtctcagtggaggAAGAGAGCATCAAactgagggtccgcctctcaacatccctcctctctccctttcttccacTCACACTGACCAAAaggccacaggaggttggtggcaccttaattggtaatggctggagcgtaattagtggaatggtatcaaatacatcaaacacatggtttccatggtttcgaAGCCATtctatttgctccgttccagccattattatgagtcgtcctcccctcagcagcctccactgatctgagccatccgattggccagcggtaggcctatagtgcacttgatttgctctctgggcccgtcaggaaggcagagtttgtaccttcagacgtgaaatggttcaaaatggcaacaatTCGCCTACCCGGCGCTCATcgggtgcacctaccgccaacagcccGAGACAAATTTTAAAAAGTAGGGACATAAGGCTTTATcattgggttttttacagaaatgtttggcgatcaaCAAGGAATGCTttggagatcgaccagtcgatcgtgatcgaccggttggtgaccactgctctagaaagttgagtgaaattcaatctcgtgcttctgtGGGCTGATCTTTCTTCTGTGCTGAGTCTCGGGGCTACTGCACGCCCGTgcacagcttagagggaacattgcccaccataccatgagacatccatggtcatcactggaaaagataaacggttgagtttgatatcacttacaaacagggttgtcaaactattttatgATTTCttgaaaaatatgttttgattattAAATTGTTGCCCTAATATGAAAAAAAACATTCGTATTCGGGCATATGCTATAGCTTAGACCCTactacacactgagtgtacaacacattaagaacactttcctaatattgaagTACATCCCCCCCACAGGAATACTGGCACATGTTgagtccaatgcttcccacagttgtgtcaagttggctggatgtcctttgggtggtggaccaatcttgaatacacacaggaaactgtttagcgtgaaaaccccagcagcattgcagttcttgacacaaaccggtgcgcctggcacctagcctactaccatacccccttcaaaaggcacttaaatcttttgtcttgcccattcaccctctgaatggcacacatacacaatacacgtcgcaattgtctcaaggcttaaaaatccttctttaaaacttcttaaggctagggggcagtattttgacgtccggatgaaaagcgtgcccaaagtaaactgcttgctactcaggcccagaagctaggatatgcatataatttgtagatttggatagaaaacactctaaagattCTACAActattaaaataatgtctgtgagtaaaacagaactaaTTGGTAGgcgaaacccagaggaaaaaccatccaggggggaaaaaaatgtaggtCATAGGATTTCCCAATGGTTTTCTATGGGAAGCCCTATTTattaggaacctggttgcagttcctatggcttccactagatgtcaacagtctttagaaattggtcaatgtttttcttttgagaaatgaagaagtcgTGCTATTCATTCCATGTGTCACTCTGAAGGTCCCTAATATTTTGGTGCAGGTGGACAGGAGCGCGCTCTGTGTTATTTGTCTTCGGTACTGGAAACagattatcccgtcttaaattttatcgattatttacattttaggatacctgaggttggattaggaacgttgtttgaaatgtttggaccaagtttacaggtaacttattagatactttgtagtcatgttaggcgagttggaaccggtgtatttctgaatcaaacgtgccaaataaatggacattttggggatataaagaaggaatttattgaacaaaaccaccattcattgtgtcactgagacatttgggattgcaaaaagaagaagatcttcaaaggtaaggcatttattatattgttatttctgacAGGCACCTGCCTGTTTGAAAAATGATTTTCAGTGGAATGTATGCGGGGCGGaatgtatgcggggcgctgtcctcagataatcgcatggtctgctttcgccgtaaagcctttttgaaatctgacacagcggctggatcaaacaagaagttaagctttattttgatgtattacacttatattttcatgaatgttgaatattgatatttctgtagtttgaatttggcgctctgcaatttcactggatgttgtcaaatcgatcccgctaaggGATTGGCGCATGAAGGGATCACTAAGAGGTTTTAACcagtctccttcccttcatctacactgattaaattgaatttaacaagtgacatcaataagggatcatagctttcgcctggtcagtgtatgtcatggaaagagcaggtgttcttaatgttttgtacactcagaggTTTTTGTCTTGTGCCCGCCATCGGTTGTGATGCAACATGCTCTTGAAAACAGGGTGGGTCAATGGGTAGGAGCCGAAGGAGGCAAATACAACAGTGTCTGTGCTGTCAGTCCTGGAAAACAGAATAAGGAGACACAAAACACCTGAGAAGAGGGCAGGGTTTTCCATGTGCATTTTAGCCACTGTCAGTCCCATACGATATCCAGTATGTTATTATAGGGTTTCAATGTTTAGAATTTCTCTTGCACTTGTACCTGAAACATCTCTTGCACGTGAAACATCTGCCCTTCAGACTGCTATATGCAAACAATGTCCATAGTTAACAGCTCTGAGTATAGTAGTAGAGAAAAGCAACACCACACATCTGGCTTTAATTGTGTGCCAACTGTTCTTCCAGCTCTCTGTATGCAGTGAAACTCCAATTGAGTAGCAGCTTTGTTTTGGCTCCAGAATACATGGTTTCAAGTCCTCTCAGAAGGGGCTAGGGAAGGGACGCAGTGAAAGGATTTCCTAGGTTTCCCTTCAGCACGTCACAGACAACAGGAGTGGTGGGTGGGAGGAACCCCAGGAATGTGGAATTAGTTCCCGGATGCTAAAGAATCAGTTTATTATCAAACTTGGAGAAACACGAtggtcaaataaaaaatgtaacaccCTCCCCTCTTTGAATTGGCTACTGCCACATTACGCAATATGCTACTGGCTGCCAGGCAGAACAGTGaatgttttgttattttctttcagtggcgttttttgttttgtttgtctcCAATGTGGTCAGTTAAATCATGTTACTCTTTTATAGACCTTTATATAAAATAATGTTGGTCACAGGTACGCATGTATGGAGCACTGGGGATGTTTGACCCCTGacagtcttctctctctgtggctctagATGGCTGAAACTCAACTCCAAGGCCAGCCGGAAGGAGAAGGAGCGTGGCGAGATACAGGTAACGGTCCAGTTTACGCGCAACAACATGACGGCCAGCATGTTCGACCTTACCATGAAGGACAAGCCGCGCTCTACCTTCGGCAAACTCAAGGACCGCGTGACGGGGAGGAAGAGGGGCGACGTGGAGTCCTCCTCGGCCATTGTGCCGGGACGCTTCGCCGCCCTGTCAAGTTCCCTGGGGCAGCCATTCGGGGAGGGGgtcggagggagagggggagaggacccCGGGGAGGTAGAGGTAGCCGAGGAGAAGCGGAGCAAGGTGAAGGATTTTTTCCTGGGTAAGGGAAAGCTGCGGAGGTCTTCTGACACAAGGTCGTGTTCGTCGCTGGCCTCAGAAAGCAGTGTGTCGTCCACGAACAGTGAGAGCCACTGCCCCCCTTCTCTGGGTCTAGGCCTCCTGGTGGACCCCCCCAGCTCTCCCATCTACAGCAGCAAGGTCAAAGTAGACACCCACCACGGAGATACAGACCTAGCTAAAAAAGGTAAGCCTGCGGATTTCCTCTGTGTTTTAGATAAAAGATTTGCTCTATTTTTGTCCAAGGTTTTCATTTTCTTTCAAAGTTGCCCTAAATGTCTAATATGCACAGTAATTCATGAACTTTATTTAGATGATATGCTGACAGAATGTTTACCAGAGATGGAAAAAGTATTTACTGTATCTCAAGGATATGGCATGCTTATGCATTTTAAGGAATTGTTTTGGAATAGaggttattattataatttttcccCCTCCAAACAGTGCTTACCACCACACAGTCTTCCCCAAAGATACTGACCCACAAGCGAGCCTTCAGCGACGAGGCGAGTAGGATCACCACGACTGCCATTCCCCGGCCCTGTCCTGCTGTGGAGTCCCTCAAGGGTCAAGGTATGACTCTCTCCCAATCCTCTCTGTGCATCAACGGAAGCCACGTCTATGGATCTGAACCGGTGGGTCCCAAGGGCTCAAGCACCCTTCCATCCAAGCTGGTCCTGCTCGAGAagtgctcccctctctctcgttcgCTGCAGAACCTCACAAAGCGGAGCGAGGACAAGGGTTCCGCCGGCGAGGGCCGGCGCTGGTCATTCGACAAGGTAAAGAAGGATGAGGAGAAGGAGGCTGAACCTCCAGTCTCCCAGTTTCAAAGTGCTCGGGTGGGGGGTCGGCCGGTGCAGGCAGCAGCCCCGATGCTGTCTTCTACTACCACGGTGGACTCAGCAGACAAAGGGAAAAAGCTCAGAAAAACGTTATTCTCCGGAGGGAGGAGCGATTCTCTACCTGCCAAGTCCGAGCTGAGCCAGGGTTCTCCTCCCCCTGAGGGGAGACTGCGAGGCTGGTTTGGCTCCAGTGACTCCCAGAACAAGCCAAGGTGAGTAGAGGGTCATTTCAGCTCTGTGTCTCCACACTCCAGGGCTTCATACAGTTTTGCCTTCCATCGAAAGCACACAATAGACATCTACATCTTGGAAGGTTTTGATTTCCTTGTTTTCAGTGTCTATGCTGCCCCCTGTTCCTTTAAAACGGAAATGTGGCAAGTTCATCCACCATTTTACAGCAATCTCATATAGGCCATAATTTAATGTTCATACTGTCCTCATAACACAGCATAATAGGTGACATCTAGGCCATTTGTATAAAAATGTACTGTACTTCCaatcaaaagaaaatcaaagACTCAAAGAGTCTATGTGACTGGAGTTGGAAAGGACATTTTGGCATATGTATATTTCACTCTTAAAATTGCTTGGGGTTCTCAAGTACTAATGCCAGAAGATCTACCTGAACTTAGGTTTGGTATGTTGTGGAACATTGATCTAGATGTGGACTAATCATCTGGGCCAGTATTCATAATGTCTCGGAATAGCAGTGCTGACCCCCACCCAATGTAAcctcattcattatgatctaaaaggcaaaactggtcctagatcagcactcctactcttagATTGTTTATGAATACTGGCGCAGTACACTAATCACCTGTTCTTGCCTTTAGATCATTCTGCAGTATTACTGTCTCTAAGCTGACAGTAATTCCTGAAATACCAAACTCAGTACATCTTGCTCTTCACCTTGCTTCAGTAATTTGCTAAATGCAGTTTTGCTTTTTGTAGTAAACTCTTGTTGCTGTTTTCCATAACCCATTATTGTTTAAATTTTGTTGGCATATTCACAAGATAGTCCTCGAATAGACAATAGACAGTAGTTGGCTGGGTTGCCTTTTTCTCTCTGTATTAGACAAATGGAACCCATATTTTTAATGGGCCAGCTGGCACAGAATTAACAAAGAGGACTGCTTGTGCCTTCCCTCCACAGGCTGGAAGTTTCTCCTAAGGTAGAAAGCGAATCAGacacccttcctcctctcccccctcgctcCCCCATTCCCCTCCAGTGCTCGTCTCCCTCTGCTTCTTTCACTGGCCATGCCTCGCCCGACAGTGCCCATCCAACTAACCCCTTCACTCCctctctgacccctgaccccatcTCTCCCTTCAACCCCTTCCTCCCGCGTATGCAGTGTAACCCCTTTTTTGAGGACCTCATTGCAGAAGAGGGCCAGAGGTCCTCCCCTCTTGCTACCTGCTCCCCCATCACACCCCTCTGTCATTCCACAGCTTTGCCTTGCGTCCCCAGTCCCGCCCACGATCCCGCCGTGCAAATTGAAATGGCCGCCATATGGCGAGACCGGCCCAGGCCTGTAGCCAGGCAGACGTCCCTCCCTGCCTTACTTGCGACGGCTAGCCCCCCCAATCCGTTTACATCTCGCTCCATATCAGAGAGTGGGGGAGGAGAATGGGATGAGTCCTTTGACGCCTTTGCCTCCAGCAGGCTGAATTCGCCAAAGGGCTCTCCTACCAATCACCCTTCAATAGCAACCTCAAGGCAAGCTCAAGTAAGAAGCACTCCTCCATATGAGAGTTACACTATTCCACCCATTGAGGAGATGAGGATGAGAGAAGAAGAAAAGCCTCCACCATTGCCTCCACGGAGGCCCATAATACGGACTCTGGT
This genomic stretch from Salmo trutta chromosome 32, fSalTru1.1, whole genome shotgun sequence harbors:
- the LOC115170719 gene encoding rab11 family-interacting protein 5 isoform X3, yielding MMSLIELNDDQRWVPTHVNVTVLRARGLRTKGKHGSRYVYTIIQVGKEKYTTGLVEKATVPEWNEECCFELLPGILEAGGRSAFPTGSGDLVLTVMHRVLIGLDVFLGQAIVPLDKIFQDGMCPRDEWLKLNSKASRKEKERGEIQVTVQFTRNNMTASMFDLTMKDKPRSTFGKLKDRVTGRKRGDVESSSAIVPGRFAALSSSLGQPFGEGVGGRGGEDPGEVEVAEEKRSKVKDFFLGKGKLRRSSDTRSCSSLASESSVSSTNSESHCPPSLGLGLLVDPPSSPIYSSKVKVDTHHGDTDLAKKVLTTTQSSPKILTHKRAFSDEASRITTTAIPRPCPAVESLKGQGMTLSQSSLCINGSHVYGSEPVGPKGSSTLPSKLVLLEKCSPLSRSLQNLTKRSEDKGSAGEGRRWSFDKVKKDEEKEAEPPVSQFQSARVGGRPVQAAAPMLSSTTTVDSADKGKKLRKTLFSGGRSDSLPAKSELSQGSPPPEGRLRGWFGSSDSQNKPSPHPVKPLTTTASQGEKKEGRSVLEKLKSSIHPGRSAQQTLAVAETEKKIEESLADSSAQYEQLTNMELISLLLQQEMDMEKQQVASDQQAAMLEKHEAELKKIKAQVRDLEDYIDKLLVQIMEQTPTLLQVRSRHK